TTGCCGCCCGTGAGGTGCCACAGCCGCTCAGCACACGGCTCATCCGGTACCGCGCCGAGTGTAGCCGCCAACAGTTCACCAATCTCGTTGCGGGACAGCGGTTCCAGATCGTGCCGCCTTAGTAGGCCGTCCTTCCACAGCGCCGTCACCGCGGCCGGCGCCACCTCCCCGCTGCGGATCGCGAGGATGACGGCGGCGGCTTGCGAATGCACCAATTGGTGCACGACGAGCGCCGACAGGTCATCCAGCAGATGCGCGTCGTCGACGAAAACCACCAGGCGGTCCGGTTGGACGCCGTCGGTCAGGGCCTCGATGACGCTGCGCGCCACCGCAAGTGGCGCGCTCTCCACGTCGTCGCTCCACTGCGAGAAGGCGCCCAGCGGGATCGCGCGGCTGGTGGCGGTGGCGGCCACGGTGCAAACGGTCCACCCGGATGTCGCCGCTGCCAGCACGGCCTCGCGCGCCAGGCGCGACTTGCCGACCCCGGCCTTGCCCGCCACCGCCACTCCGCGTGCCCCATCGTCGGCGATTGAGCGCAGCACCGCGCTGATGTCCTGTTCACGGCCGACCATGGGCCAGTGATCGACCACGGATCGACTCTATCTAAGGAGTTGGATTCATTGGGGAGAATCATCGGCGCCGCAGCTCGGCGCTACCCTGGGGCTTATGGTCGCGACCACGCAGGTCAACGAATTCGAGTCGCTGCGACCGCATCTCATGTCGGTCGCCTACCGCCTCACCGGAACCGTGGCCGACGCCGAGGACATCGTCCAGGAAGCCTGGCTGCGGTGGAGTGCGCAGGACAGGGCGATCAACGACCTGCGCGCCTGGCTGACCACGGTGGTGAGCCGGCTCGGTCTGGACAAGCTGCGCTCGGCGGCGCACCGGCGGGAACGCTACACCGGCAACTGGCTGCCCGAGCCGGTCGTCACGGGTTTCTCGGACGCTCAGGCGGCTGACCCGCTGTCGGCCGTGGTGTCCGCCGAGGACGCCCGGTTCGCGGCGATGGTGGTGCTGGAGCGGCTCAATCCCGATCAGCGGGTGGCCTTCGTGCTGCACGACGGGTTCACCGTGCCGTTCGCCGAGGTGGCCGATGTGCTGGGCATCAACGAGGCTGCTGCGCGGCAACTGGCGTCCCGGGCCCGGAAGGCCGTCGCCGCGGCGCCCCCGCCCGAACCCGACCCCAGCCACGCCGAGGTGGTCGGGAAGCTGATGGCCGCCATGGCCGCCGGTGACATCGAGACCGTGGTCTCGCTGCTGCACCCCGACGTGACATTCACCGGCGACTCCAACGGCAAGGCGCCCACGGCGGTTCAGGTCATCCACGGCGCCGACAAGGTCGTCCGGTTCATGATGGGTCTGGCCCAGCGCTACGGCGACGCGTTCTACACCGCCAACCATCTGGCCTTGGTCAACGGCGAACTGGGTTCCTACACAACGGGATTCCCCGCTTCCGAGGGCCGGAGGGAGATGGCACCGCGGATCACCGCGATGACGGTGCGCGACGGCAAGGTGGTCGCGCTGTGGGACGTCGCCAATCCCGACAAGTTCAGCGGATCGCCGCTGCGGTCTGGGTGATCGCCGCGGGCTGAGTTGTCACACCCCGCTGGGAGGATGGGGTTATGTCGGTGACTGCCTTGGCGGGCTCTTTTCAGCGGCCTCCGGTCAAGCGTGTGGATGTGTTGTTCGAGGAGTTGTCGGAGTTGGCGGGGCAGCGCAATGCGATTGACGGGCGGATCGTGGAGATCGTCGCGGAGATGGATCGGGACGGGTTGTGGGGGATGACGGGGGCGCGCTCGGTGGCCGCGGTGGTGGCCTGGAAGCTGGGCACCACCCGGGGCAATGCCGAGACGATCGCGACGGTGGCGCGGCGGGCCCGGGAGTTTCCGCGGTGTGTGGCAGGCCTGCGCGAGGGGTGGTTGTCGCTGGATCAGGTCGGGGTGATCGCGGCGCGGGCCGGGGACGGCTCGGATGCTCATTATGAGCAGTTGGCCCGCTATGCCTCGGTCAGCCAGTTGCGCACCGCGATCAAGGGCGAACCGCGCCCGAAACCGGATCGGCGCCCGCCGCCGGCGATCAGCAAAACCAGCACCGAGGAGTCGACGTGTTGGCGGATCACCCTGGCGCCCCCGCAGGCGGCGACGTTCGAGGCGGCGCTGGCCTCGCATCGGGAGGCGCTGATCACGCAGTGGAAGCACGACCGCGCCGACAGCGGCGAGTCGCAGTCCGCGCCGCCGATGCCTGACACGATGGATGCGTTGATGCGGCTGATCGAGGCCGGCTGGGACGCTGAGGCCACCGCTCGCCCACACGCCGCGCACACCACCGTGGTGGTGCACCTCGACGTCGACAAGCCCGCTGCCGCACTGCACCTGGGCCCGCTGTTGAGTGAGGGCGACCGCCAGTACCTGACCTGTGATGCCACCTGTGAGGTGTGGTTTGAGCGCGAGGGCCGCCCGATCGGCGCCGGGCGCACCACCCGCACGATCAACCGGCGGCTGCGCCGCGCCCTCGAGCACCGCCACCCCTGCTGCGCGGTGCCTGGCTGCGGGGCCACCCGCGGCCTGCATGCTCATCACATCCGGCACTGGGAACATGGCGGCCCCACCGAGCTGATGAATCTGATCCTGTTGTGTCCGTATCACCACCGCGAGCATCACCGCGGGGAGATCACCATCACCGGCGACGCCGACCACCTGACCGTCACCGACCGCGACGGCGCCATCCTGCTGCCCGGATCCCTGGCCCGACCACCCACCACCGCCCCACCCGATGTCGGGCCCTACCCCGGGCCCACCGGCGAACGCGCCCAATGGATGTGGTACACCCCCTTCCAACCCCAACCACCACCCATCACCAACTGAGGCGCGTCGGGATGTCACCGATCCCGAGACGTTCAGTGGGTCGCCGCTGCGGACTACACCGGCAGGATGATCGCCGTGGCCGGCGGGAGGGCGATCGCCTGACCACCGGGCGCCTGGTAGTTGTAACTGGGCGCGGGTCCGTAGATGCCCTGCGCCAGGGGATTCGTCGGACCCAAGCCGGCCCACATGTCGTTGATCCAGCCCGTCGACAGTGTGTACACCGCCGCGGTGGCGCCCGGCGGGGAGAACTGGGTGATCACCTGCAGAGCCAAGTCGATCAGCGGGCCACGGCCCAGCATCGAGTCGACATGGGAGCCGCCCGCGATCTCGGCGCCGACGAACTGGTTCGGATACAGACTTGCCAGCGTATTCGTGGTGGCGCCGAACGCATTCCACGACTGCGGCGGCGCCGCCACGGTGTAGATCGGAACATTCGCCGCCTGCAGTTGGCTGACCGCGCCGGCGAATACCGCGTTGTTGTTGGCGACGCCGTCGAACATCACCACGCCCTTGAGATGGTTCGTGGCGCCGTTGAGATTCGCCAGGTAGTTGCCGGCGGCGATCGAGGTGAGGCCACCTCCGGCGGAGTGGCCGGACAGGATGAAATCCTGTGGCAGCGTGCCGATGAACCCCGCGCGCTGCGCGCTGATATTCAGCGCGGTCTGGGGCCCCTGGAACAACGACGCCACGCCCTGTTGCATCTCCGGGCTGCCGATCCACAGGCCCAACGGCAACGGAATCGACGGCACGGTCGGAGTCACGACGACGCTGTTGGTCTGCCCTGCCAAGTCGATGGCAAGCGGCTGGTACAACCAACCGAACGCACCGAAGCCGTGCGAGAAATACACAGTGCCGTTGGGGGCCACCGACCCGTTTGCCTGTGTCGGGAAGTACCAGAACGCCGGAGCGGGGTAATTGAACTGGGGAATCGGTAAGCCCAGGAACGACGTCGGCCCGATCGGGATCTGCAGGAACGAGAAGCCGACCCGGACGCCGGTCACTCCGCCGGTGCCTGTGACGGGCAAGGTGGAGGGGAAGTTGATGTATTTGCCCAGGCCCACGGAATTTGTGGCGAAGTTGAGCAGCGCCCCCACCGTCGCGGCGCCCGTGCCATTGAACAGAGGACATGTGGACAGGGGCGAGAGCACGCTGCCGAACTGCTGCAACAACCCCTGCAGCGGCGCCGCGTTGGCGGCCTCGGCGGCCGCGTACGCGACACCGGCGGCGCTCACCGCACGCTCGAACGCGGATTGGAACTGTGTCGTCGTTCGCGCGGTCAGCGCCTGCAACTCGTCGGCGTAGCTGCCGAATAGGGTCGCAATCGCCGCCGACACCTCGTCGGCAGCCGCCGCGGCGATACCCGTCGTCGAGGGTGCGGCCGTCGCGGCCGCACCCTCGATCGCCTCTCGGATGCTGGTCAGTTGCCCCGAAGCCAGGGCAAGCGCCTCCGGTGCTGCGATCACGTACGACGACATCGGCGGCTCCCCTTCCCCGGCGGCCCGACAACCCAAGGACTGTGCCAAATGCTACGAGTTCAGGAACGATTTAGTTCACAAATTGAACGAATTGCCGGGACCCGGTGCTGAGGCCGAAAGCCCCTACCGGATTGCGCCTGGCAGCGAGACGATGTGCACAGTTCTCCGACCGCTGTCGAGTGAGGTCACGATGGCCCCTATGAATCGCCGCGCGGCACTGACTGTATTCGGGGCGCTGGCGACTGGCGGTGCGATCGGAGCCAGGTTCGTCATCCGCAGCATCGCGGGGTCGCCGGTGACACGAGTGCGCCTCACCAACGGGCCCGGCGGAATGGGTATCAGTGCGGCGGAAATGCAGGTGTACCGGGAAATGTTCGCCCGGCACACCGAGATCACCCGCACGGTGGAAGAAGTGCCAGGCGGCGTGCGCACCACGACCGAGTCGACCTCACCCGATCTCACCGCGCAATTGCAGGCCCACGTCTCAGGGATGTATGGCCGGCTGGGGCAGGGCGCGGAGGTGATGTGCATGAGTCCGACCCTGCCGAGTCTGTTTCGCAATGCCGGTGGCTATCGGCGCCAGCTCACTTTCACGCCAACCGGCGTCATCGCCGAGGAGACTGCTGACGACCCCGGCCTCGTCGAGACGATCCGGGCACACGCCCGCGAGGTCAGCGGGTTCGTGCGCGACGGAATGCCGGCGATGATGCAAGGCATGATGGGCGGCAGCATGATGGGCCCCGGCGGCATGATGGGGCCGCACCATCGGTCGTGATCACGCGCCCGCCGCGTCAGCCCAGGGCACCCGGCACGCATCTCCCGAGTTGAAGCCCTGCTCGGTGATGCCCAGGGCTGAGTACATCCGCGCCCGCATGTTCTCGATGCCGATCTGGTAGGTCAGCTCGATCACCCCGGCTTCGCCGAAGCGGACCCGCAGGTCCTCGACCTGCTCGTCGGTCACCGAATGCGGGTCGGTGGTCATCGCGTCGGCGTAGGCGATCGCGGCGCGCTCGTCATCGGAGAACCGCGGCGACGTCGCATAGTCGTTGATGTCCTTGAGCCGGTCGATGTCCAGGCCGTCCAGCCGCTGCAACATCTCGCCGAAGTCCACGCACCAAGAGCAGCCGACGGTCCGCGCGGTCCAGAACACCGCCAACTCACGCACGCTGGCCGGCAGGGTGCGCGATGCGTTCTGCAGCATCATCTCGTGCACGGCGTTCGCGACCAGCAGCCGCGGATGGTGAGCGGCGACGGTGAACGGCTCAGGCACCTCGCCGAAGCGCCGCTTGGCCACCCGGTACATGGCGCGCACCAGCAGTCCGGCGCGCTTGGGAGGCAGGGGTTCGATGCGTGTTTTCTGTGTCATACCTCTACAGACGAGGAGGTCCGCCTACATGTGACAGGCAGGTGTGACAGGGTCTCCAAGAATCCGCCAAGAATTCTCCAAGCGCGACGGCGGACTCTGGGCAGGTGGAGCACGCAACGTCGTCGTACTGGGCTTTTACCGAATATCCGCAACTGACAGAACTTGAGGACTGGGCGCACGAGGAGGTATTGATCGCCGACCCCCGTCTGGACCAGCCCGGCATTCGCGCCGCGGTGGACGCGGTCTTCGAAGCCAACCCCGCTCTCGGTGCGGTGTTCGAACCCAGCCGCGACCGGTGGCTGTCACGCCCCGGCGGCAGCTGGAGCTGGGCGGTAGAGCCGCCCGGGGTCACGGTGCCCGAGGTCATCGCCCGCCAGCGCGCCGGCTACGACATGCGCACCGGCCGCCTCTTCGCCGTGTCGCTGCTGCCCGGGACGCCCGACCGACTGGTGCTCACCGCCAGCCGGTTGTGCGTCGACGAAGAGTCGTGGAACGGCGTGGTCGAGAACCTGGTGGCGGCATACGCCCAAACCAAAGAAGGCGCCGCACTGGCACCGGACGCTGAGTTCAAAAATCGAGGCGGGCACTCATGGGTGTGGCGGCGGGCACGTCGCCGGCGGCGATCACCGTCCGCGCGACCGGAGTCAGCGCGCTGAACAACGCTCGTAGTTCGTCGTCGTCCAGACCGTCGAACGCCCGCAGGGACAGCGCGTCGGTGGTGGTTTCCAGCTGGTCCTTGAGCCCACGTCCGTCGGGTGTCAACGCGCCTCCGGAGTCGAGCAGCCCGCGGTCGGCGAGGCTCTGGCGGCAGGCCTCCCACTCGTTGTCGTCGTAGTGGCGGGATCGCTTCATGAATTCCTCGGATACCGCGCTTGCCGCGGTGTGAAAGACGTTCGACTCTCGCCCCGAGATCCCCGCGGCCACCAGGGCCGCGACATGTCCGTCGCCCCGGTGCTCCCGCAGCAGGGTGGTTGCGTGCCACAGCGCGGCCACCGGATCTGACGGCACCGGCAGGGCGACGTTGGCCGCGAACAGCGCTCTGCCGTCGACGGGCGCCATCTGTGCGGCACGGACGGCCAATTCGGCTGCCGTACAGAGGTTTTCGTCTTCGGTGACACCGCATCGGTGCAGGGCTGCGACCGTGGCGTGCTGACGGGCGCGTAACGCTTCCTCCGGCCCGGCGATCTCCCAGGCGGCCGGCAGTGACTTGGCCACCCGCCCGCGCGCGAAGTTGTAGAACACCGCGGTCACGACCTCCGGCGGCACGGCGCCCAGCGGCGCCGAACGCGCGGCGAAGTACCCCATCCAGAATCCGCGGTAACCCAGGCCGTCCATCCCCGCTCGTACCTCGGGCGCGAAATAGGTCAGGGCATGGATCGGCTCGAAGCGGTCGTAGAACTGCCTGGCGAGAGCGGGGGTTCTTTGCATACCTGCGTTGATAGCATCCAGAAACCGCTC
This genomic stretch from Mycobacterium paragordonae harbors:
- a CDS encoding sigma-70 family RNA polymerase sigma factor translates to MVATTQVNEFESLRPHLMSVAYRLTGTVADAEDIVQEAWLRWSAQDRAINDLRAWLTTVVSRLGLDKLRSAAHRRERYTGNWLPEPVVTGFSDAQAADPLSAVVSAEDARFAAMVVLERLNPDQRVAFVLHDGFTVPFAEVADVLGINEAAARQLASRARKAVAAAPPPEPDPSHAEVVGKLMAAMAAGDIETVVSLLHPDVTFTGDSNGKAPTAVQVIHGADKVVRFMMGLAQRYGDAFYTANHLALVNGELGSYTTGFPASEGRREMAPRITAMTVRDGKVVALWDVANPDKFSGSPLRSG
- a CDS encoding HNH endonuclease signature motif containing protein: MSVTALAGSFQRPPVKRVDVLFEELSELAGQRNAIDGRIVEIVAEMDRDGLWGMTGARSVAAVVAWKLGTTRGNAETIATVARRAREFPRCVAGLREGWLSLDQVGVIAARAGDGSDAHYEQLARYASVSQLRTAIKGEPRPKPDRRPPPAISKTSTEESTCWRITLAPPQAATFEAALASHREALITQWKHDRADSGESQSAPPMPDTMDALMRLIEAGWDAEATARPHAAHTTVVVHLDVDKPAAALHLGPLLSEGDRQYLTCDATCEVWFEREGRPIGAGRTTRTINRRLRRALEHRHPCCAVPGCGATRGLHAHHIRHWEHGGPTELMNLILLCPYHHREHHRGEITITGDADHLTVTDRDGAILLPGSLARPPTTAPPDVGPYPGPTGERAQWMWYTPFQPQPPPITN
- a CDS encoding PE domain-containing protein, whose protein sequence is MSSYVIAAPEALALASGQLTSIREAIEGAAATAAPSTTGIAAAAADEVSAAIATLFGSYADELQALTARTTTQFQSAFERAVSAAGVAYAAAEAANAAPLQGLLQQFGSVLSPLSTCPLFNGTGAATVGALLNFATNSVGLGKYINFPSTLPVTGTGGVTGVRVGFSFLQIPIGPTSFLGLPIPQFNYPAPAFWYFPTQANGSVAPNGTVYFSHGFGAFGWLYQPLAIDLAGQTNSVVVTPTVPSIPLPLGLWIGSPEMQQGVASLFQGPQTALNISAQRAGFIGTLPQDFILSGHSAGGGLTSIAAGNYLANLNGATNHLKGVVMFDGVANNNAVFAGAVSQLQAANVPIYTVAAPPQSWNAFGATTNTLASLYPNQFVGAEIAGGSHVDSMLGRGPLIDLALQVITQFSPPGATAAVYTLSTGWINDMWAGLGPTNPLAQGIYGPAPSYNYQAPGGQAIALPPATAIILPV
- a CDS encoding SCO6745 family protein yields the protein MQRTPALARQFYDRFEPIHALTYFAPEVRAGMDGLGYRGFWMGYFAARSAPLGAVPPEVVTAVFYNFARGRVAKSLPAAWEIAGPEEALRARQHATVAALHRCGVTEDENLCTAAELAVRAAQMAPVDGRALFAANVALPVPSDPVAALWHATTLLREHRGDGHVAALVAAGISGRESNVFHTAASAVSEEFMKRSRHYDDNEWEACRQSLADRGLLDSGGALTPDGRGLKDQLETTTDALSLRAFDGLDDDELRALFSALTPVARTVIAAGDVPAATPMSARLDF